In one window of Scytonema millei VB511283 DNA:
- a CDS encoding alkaline phosphatase family protein, producing MKKTVVLNVVGLSPNLLGQHTPFLSNWAARGRVVPVKSMLPAVTCSVQATYLTGKYPNEHGIVGNGWYFRDECEIKFWRQSNKLIQAPKIWEVARSHDPTFTCANLFWWYNMYSTVDYAVTPRPMYPADGRKIPDIYTQPADLRSQLQTELGQFPLFNFWGPNTSIASTQWIANSAKWVEDRYSPTLSLVYLPHLDYCLQKYGADASLVAKDLQEIDAVCRDLIQFYEARGTQVIVVSEYGITSVSQPVHLNRVLRENGLLTVREELGRELLDAGASIAFAVADHQIAHVYVNDPAYIPKVRDILEATAGVERVLDEADKPAYHLDHPRSGELIAIANSKAWFTYYYWLDDSRAPDFARTVDIHRKPGYDPDELFLDPQLKFPRAKLGLTLLKKQLGFRYLMDVIPLDGLLVRGSHGSYTGLSESPLLITQQPDLLKDREVLEPTEVFWSILQHLEEVVSRKS from the coding sequence ATGAAAAAGACTGTCGTACTCAACGTCGTCGGCTTATCACCGAACCTTTTAGGACAGCATACCCCGTTTTTGTCTAACTGGGCGGCGCGAGGGCGAGTCGTCCCTGTTAAATCGATGTTACCTGCGGTGACTTGTTCGGTACAAGCAACTTATTTAACGGGGAAATATCCTAACGAACATGGAATTGTCGGTAATGGTTGGTATTTTCGGGACGAGTGTGAAATTAAGTTTTGGCGACAGTCTAACAAATTAATTCAGGCTCCCAAAATTTGGGAGGTGGCGCGATCGCACGATCCTACATTTACCTGTGCGAATTTGTTCTGGTGGTACAATATGTACTCTACGGTTGATTATGCCGTTACGCCACGACCGATGTATCCTGCTGATGGTCGAAAAATTCCCGATATTTATACGCAGCCTGCTGACTTGCGATCGCAGCTTCAAACTGAATTAGGTCAATTTCCCTTATTTAATTTTTGGGGTCCTAATACCTCGATAGCTTCTACCCAATGGATTGCTAATTCAGCTAAATGGGTGGAAGATCGCTACAGCCCTACACTATCGCTGGTTTATTTGCCTCATTTAGATTATTGCTTGCAAAAGTACGGCGCTGATGCAAGTTTGGTAGCAAAAGATTTACAAGAAATTGATGCCGTTTGTCGCGATTTAATTCAATTCTACGAAGCGCGCGGCACTCAAGTTATAGTTGTGTCCGAGTACGGGATTACATCCGTGTCTCAACCCGTCCACTTAAATCGAGTTCTGCGGGAAAATGGTTTATTAACAGTACGAGAAGAATTAGGGCGGGAATTACTGGATGCTGGTGCAAGTATAGCCTTTGCCGTTGCCGACCATCAAATTGCCCATGTTTATGTTAACGATCCAGCCTACATCCCCAAGGTACGCGACATACTAGAAGCAACGGCGGGTGTCGAGCGAGTTTTAGATGAGGCAGATAAACCAGCTTACCATCTCGATCATCCGCGATCGGGAGAACTCATTGCGATCGCTAACTCGAAGGCTTGGTTTACCTATTACTACTGGCTGGACGATAGCCGCGCTCCCGATTTTGCTAGAACGGTAGATATTCACCGCAAACCCGGTTACGATCCCGACGAATTGTTTCTCGATCCTCAGCTCAAGTTTCCCCGAGCGAAATTAGGCTTAACTCTACTCAAAAAGCAATTAGGTTTCCGCTACCTCATGGATGTTATTCCTTTAGATGGATTGCTTGTACGAGGAAGTCATGGTAGCTATACAGGGTTGAGTGAAAGTCCGCTTTTGATTACACAACAACCTGACTTGCTAAAAGATCGCGAAGTACTCGAACCAACAGAAGTCTTTTGGTCAATACTTCAGCATCTGGAAGAAGTCGTAAGTCGTAAGTCGTAA
- a CDS encoding NACHT domain-containing protein: protein MGKRAGRSLKASTIGISRANQSLLNFESKLSLADELEISRATVQKFFVGKPIGRENFHKICQKLQLPWQAIAEIPDDEFSLEELIVTSKDDVETLVKDVRQKTRTYIESKCGIVRILNMSQPTKLNDIFTKVNVLEKISRNQRLSINDLVSVRLDFHLKRSHFYPDIFQPIPGMKAIGKYPKLMIFGNPGSGKTTFLKYIATQCIQGRLFEDLIPIFISLKVFTELEHHPTLLEWISTVFDNYGVEPNTAKDLLVQGRMLVLLDGLDEVRDIDSERVLIAINSFYHQFDRNRFIITCRTAAQEFTIEEFVEVELADFDDNNIAEFVSKWFAQKSDTIPKFLQTLKCNASIRELANNPLLLTLLCSIFEEANLPASRLEIYREGVDLLLRKWDAKRNIERKQIYQNLSAQHKEELLSHIAFTSFVKGEYFLKQQELEQYIISYVESVLQGEKIDLCDSTAILQSIEAQHGLLVERARGIYSFSHLTFQEYFTARKITQSPPQTLNLTLERLSDRLVTDKRWREVALLTVGMLKNADYFLLMMKQKTDKLVLDPSLQRFFQWVNCKAAAASVNNKSATVKAFYYDLALSHILSLFGSTFEISRTLEVNFNRTLEPSLALDLALDRTLLLPESIHRVSDPERMIERVLNRAIFRARNSEPELAGELQKMKQQLSNLERNKQQFQQWWQVNGKAWTEQLKQRVRLKRNIGHNWQFSQQQKQILKQYYDANLLLAKCLTTSLFVSREVREKIEHTLLLPLTETSE, encoded by the coding sequence ATGGGAAAAAGGGCTGGGCGATCGCTCAAAGCATCTACTATCGGTATTAGTCGCGCTAACCAATCACTCCTCAATTTTGAGTCTAAACTTTCTCTTGCTGATGAATTGGAAATCTCTCGCGCTACGGTACAAAAATTTTTCGTTGGTAAACCGATTGGACGGGAAAACTTTCACAAAATTTGTCAAAAGTTACAATTGCCTTGGCAAGCGATCGCGGAAATACCAGATGATGAATTTAGCTTAGAGGAGTTGATTGTTACCTCAAAAGATGATGTTGAGACGCTTGTAAAAGATGTTAGGCAAAAAACACGCACCTATATTGAATCGAAGTGCGGTATCGTGCGCATCCTGAATATGTCTCAACCTACTAAATTAAATGATATTTTTACTAAGGTAAATGTCTTAGAGAAAATTAGTAGAAACCAACGCTTAAGCATCAACGATTTAGTGAGTGTTCGTCTCGATTTTCATTTGAAACGTTCGCATTTCTACCCCGATATTTTCCAGCCAATCCCAGGCATGAAAGCGATTGGGAAATATCCCAAATTGATGATTTTTGGCAACCCTGGCTCTGGCAAAACCACCTTTTTAAAATATATCGCAACTCAGTGTATTCAAGGACGATTGTTTGAGGATCTGATCCCAATTTTTATTAGCTTAAAAGTTTTTACCGAATTAGAACATCACCCAACGCTGTTAGAGTGGATTTCAACGGTTTTTGATAATTATGGAGTCGAACCAAATACTGCTAAAGATTTGCTGGTACAAGGTAGAATGCTAGTTTTATTAGATGGACTTGACGAAGTTAGAGATATAGATAGCGAAAGAGTTTTAATTGCAATTAATAGCTTTTATCATCAGTTCGACCGTAACCGCTTTATAATTACTTGCCGGACAGCAGCTCAAGAGTTTACTATTGAAGAATTTGTAGAAGTAGAGTTGGCAGACTTTGACGATAATAATATTGCTGAATTTGTTAGCAAATGGTTTGCTCAAAAATCAGATACAATACCCAAGTTTTTACAGACACTAAAGTGTAATGCATCGATTCGAGAGTTGGCAAATAATCCCTTACTACTCACTTTATTATGCTCAATATTTGAAGAAGCCAATCTTCCTGCTAGTCGATTAGAAATTTATCGAGAAGGGGTGGATCTCCTTTTAAGAAAGTGGGATGCTAAACGCAACATTGAACGGAAACAAATTTATCAAAATCTATCAGCACAACATAAAGAAGAATTACTCAGTCACATCGCATTTACCTCTTTTGTAAAAGGTGAATACTTTTTAAAACAGCAAGAACTAGAGCAGTATATCATTAGCTATGTAGAGTCCGTCTTGCAGGGAGAAAAAATAGACTTGTGTGATAGTACAGCAATACTCCAATCGATTGAAGCCCAACATGGATTATTGGTGGAACGAGCGCGAGGAATTTATTCATTTTCTCATTTAACTTTTCAAGAGTACTTTACAGCTAGAAAAATTACTCAGTCTCCGCCTCAAACGTTAAATTTAACGTTAGAACGACTGAGCGATCGCCTAGTTACAGATAAAAGATGGCGAGAGGTTGCTTTATTAACCGTAGGAATGCTGAAAAATGCTGACTACTTCCTATTGATGATGAAGCAAAAAACTGACAAGTTAGTATTAGACCCAAGCTTACAAAGATTTTTCCAGTGGGTGAATTGCAAAGCTGCTGCTGCATCTGTTAATAATAAATCTGCTACAGTTAAAGCTTTTTATTACGATTTAGCGCTCTCTCATATCTTATCTCTTTTTGGTAGTACTTTTGAGATTTCTAGAACTTTAGAAGTTAATTTTAATCGCACTCTTGAACCTAGTCTTGCGCTCGATCTTGCGCTCGATCGCACTCTGCTTTTGCCTGAATCTATACATCGCGTTTCCGATCCAGAACGCATGATTGAAAGAGTATTAAATCGGGCAATATTTCGCGCTCGTAATAGCGAACCAGAGCTAGCAGGAGAGTTGCAAAAAATGAAACAGCAGTTATCTAATTTAGAGCGAAACAAACAACAGTTTCAGCAGTGGTGGCAAGTTAATGGTAAAGCTTGGACGGAGCAATTAAAACAACGAGTTCGATTAAAGCGCAATATTGGGCATAATTGGCAATTCAGCCAGCAACAGAAACAAATATTGAAACAATATTACGATGCTAATTTATTATTGGCAAAATGTTTAACTACTAGTTTATTTGTTAGTCGTGAAGTTCGAGAAAAAATCGAGCATACGCTGTTATTACCATTGACTGAAACTAGTGAGTAG